A genomic window from Rhizobium sp. EC-SD404 includes:
- the phnF gene encoding phosphonate metabolism transcriptional regulator PhnF, whose product MVGRVSISRSGVALWRQVADQLRGAIDRGEFPPAAKLPSEFEIGRQFGVNRHTVRAAIAHLAAEGLVETRHGLGTIVTRSGRLSYPIRLRTRLSTGLSGQVASVESRLLNAQEHDAIPSIAEELGLSPGDSVLELETMSIAEDRPISLATHWLDARRFNGLAETFARTRSMTASFSHFGIDDYIRRETRVLAEGAGEAELVHLDLPKGSIVLVATGTNATLDGKVFHLTRTRFAADRIELRIEH is encoded by the coding sequence ATGGTAGGCAGGGTGAGCATTTCCAGAAGCGGCGTCGCGCTCTGGCGGCAGGTTGCGGATCAGCTGCGTGGCGCGATCGATCGCGGCGAGTTCCCGCCCGCTGCCAAGCTGCCGTCCGAATTCGAGATCGGACGACAGTTCGGGGTCAATCGACACACCGTACGCGCGGCAATCGCGCATCTCGCCGCGGAGGGGTTGGTCGAGACCCGACACGGTCTCGGCACCATCGTCACCCGCTCAGGGCGCCTGTCCTACCCGATACGCCTTCGCACAAGGCTCAGCACCGGTCTATCCGGTCAGGTCGCGTCGGTCGAAAGTCGACTGCTGAACGCGCAGGAACACGACGCTATACCGAGTATCGCCGAAGAGCTCGGTCTCAGCCCGGGCGATAGCGTGCTCGAGCTGGAGACGATGAGCATAGCGGAAGACCGCCCGATCTCGCTTGCGACGCACTGGCTGGACGCCCGCAGATTCAACGGCCTTGCCGAGACGTTTGCCAGGACGCGATCGATGACCGCGTCCTTCAGCCATTTCGGAATCGACGATTACATTCGCCGCGAAACCCGCGTGCTGGCCGAGGGCGCCGGCGAGGCCGAGCTCGTCCATCTCGACCTGCCCAAGGGCTCGATCGTCCTCGTGGCGACCGGGACCAACGCCACGCTCGACGGCAAGGTCTTCCACCTCACCCGAACCCGCTTCGCCGCCGACCGTATCGAATTGCGGATCGAGCACTAA
- the phnG gene encoding phosphonate C-P lyase system protein PhnG translates to MSWDGRKEAMGLLARADMTVLDRLCQQAGLPRETRVVRPPETGLVTLRGRIGGGGSPFNVGEVTVTRASVELDGFVGHAYALGRDRKKALQSAICDALCQDETRRETIERQILDPLRTAEREADTRRAEETAATKVDFFTMVRGED, encoded by the coding sequence ATGAGTTGGGACGGCCGCAAGGAAGCGATGGGTCTACTTGCCCGCGCGGACATGACAGTACTGGATCGCCTGTGCCAGCAGGCTGGCCTGCCTCGGGAAACGCGCGTCGTTCGCCCGCCGGAAACCGGCCTTGTGACCCTGCGCGGCCGCATCGGCGGCGGCGGTTCACCGTTCAACGTCGGAGAGGTGACCGTAACCCGGGCGAGCGTCGAACTCGACGGATTCGTCGGCCATGCCTATGCCCTCGGCCGCGACCGAAAGAAGGCTCTGCAGTCGGCCATTTGCGACGCACTTTGCCAGGACGAGACGCGGCGCGAGACGATCGAGCGGCAGATCCTCGACCCACTCCGCACCGCGGAGCGGGAGGCCGACACGAGGCGTGCAGAAGAGACCGCCGCGACGAAGGTCGACTTTTTCACCATGGTTCGCGGCGAGGACTGA
- the phnH gene encoding phosphonate C-P lyase system protein PhnH, with translation MTAFARQQPADPVFRAQANFRALMDALSRPGTIQRLSVDDGAMGLDADLAAVALTLVDHETSVWLSPSLSDDRKAREWLAFATGAPQVDAPELAAFALIAEADPLPDFKFFGQGTQEYPDRSTTIVKACGGLTHGPRLTCSGPGIKSTLTITPAGLGTDFVERWSENRAQYPRGVDLILCAGGAVMGMPRTLTIERLEV, from the coding sequence ATGACCGCTTTTGCAAGACAGCAACCGGCCGATCCGGTCTTCCGTGCGCAGGCCAACTTTCGGGCATTGATGGACGCACTGTCTCGTCCGGGCACAATTCAGCGCCTGTCTGTCGACGATGGGGCCATGGGGCTCGATGCGGATCTGGCCGCCGTCGCACTGACGCTCGTCGATCACGAGACTTCGGTGTGGCTGAGCCCGTCGCTCAGCGACGATCGCAAAGCTCGGGAGTGGCTCGCCTTCGCAACCGGCGCTCCGCAAGTCGATGCGCCGGAACTCGCCGCCTTCGCGCTCATTGCCGAGGCCGATCCGCTTCCGGACTTCAAATTCTTCGGGCAGGGCACGCAGGAATATCCCGACCGCTCGACAACCATCGTCAAAGCCTGTGGGGGCCTGACGCATGGACCGCGCCTGACCTGCTCCGGGCCGGGCATCAAGTCGACACTGACCATCACGCCTGCCGGTCTCGGCACGGACTTCGTCGAACGCTGGTCAGAGAACCGCGCGCAATATCCGCGCGGTGTCGATCTCATCTTGTGTGCCGGGGGCGCCGTGATGGGCATGCCGCGCACTCTCACCATCGAACGCCTGGAGGTCTGA
- a CDS encoding carbon-phosphorus lyase complex subunit PhnI, producing the protein MYVAVKGGEKAIVNAHRLLADRRRGSRDLPAIGLDQIVEQLALGVDRVMSEGSLYDRELAALAVRQARGDLIEAIFLLRAYRTTLSRFGYSRPVETGEMRIERRVSATFKDLPGGQLLGPTFDYTHRLLDPALAGDDAVPEGTRLSVEDESPPPRVSALLAEEGLVEEDGSVDSDHIADITREPQEYPMGRDGRLQSLARGDEGFLLALAYSTQRGFGRSHPFAGEIRIGEVEVELDIPELDFAVPLGRVRVTECQMINQFKGSAKAPPQFTRGYGLVFGQSERKAMAMALCDRALRAQELGEESRAPAQDEEFVLSHCDNVQATGFVEHLKLPHYVDFQAELDLVRRMRAVHETQNETAEDQREAAE; encoded by the coding sequence ATGTATGTTGCCGTCAAGGGTGGCGAAAAGGCGATCGTCAATGCGCACCGGCTTCTGGCTGACCGTCGTCGCGGCAGCCGCGACCTGCCGGCGATCGGGCTCGACCAGATCGTCGAGCAGCTGGCGCTCGGGGTCGATCGGGTGATGTCCGAAGGATCGCTTTATGATCGCGAACTCGCAGCACTCGCCGTTCGGCAGGCGCGGGGCGATCTGATCGAGGCGATCTTTCTCCTGCGAGCCTATCGGACCACGCTCAGCCGCTTTGGCTATTCGCGCCCGGTCGAGACGGGAGAAATGCGGATAGAGCGGCGCGTTTCGGCAACTTTCAAGGATCTGCCCGGCGGACAGCTGCTCGGGCCGACCTTCGACTACACGCATCGCCTGCTCGATCCGGCGCTGGCCGGCGACGATGCGGTTCCCGAAGGCACGCGGCTGAGCGTCGAAGATGAATCACCGCCGCCGCGCGTGTCCGCGCTTCTTGCCGAAGAAGGACTGGTGGAAGAAGACGGCAGCGTGGACAGCGACCATATCGCCGACATCACCCGCGAGCCGCAGGAATATCCGATGGGTCGCGACGGTCGGCTTCAATCTCTGGCACGCGGCGATGAAGGCTTCCTATTGGCGCTCGCCTATTCGACGCAGCGCGGCTTCGGTCGCTCTCATCCCTTTGCCGGTGAAATCCGCATCGGCGAGGTGGAGGTGGAGCTTGATATTCCCGAACTCGATTTCGCCGTGCCGCTCGGGCGTGTGCGCGTCACCGAATGCCAGATGATCAACCAGTTCAAGGGCTCGGCAAAGGCACCGCCGCAATTCACCCGAGGGTACGGCCTCGTCTTCGGCCAATCGGAGCGCAAGGCGATGGCGATGGCGCTGTGCGACCGGGCGTTGAGGGCGCAAGAGCTGGGTGAAGAAAGTCGCGCGCCGGCGCAGGACGAAGAGTTCGTGCTTTCCCATTGCGACAACGTGCAGGCCACCGGATTTGTCGAGCACTTGAAGCTGCCGCACTACGTCGATTTCCAAGCTGAACTCGATCTCGTGCGCCGCATGCGCGCGGTACACGAAACACAAAACGAGACTGCCGAAGACCAGCGCGAGGCCGCGGAATGA
- a CDS encoding alpha-D-ribose 1-methylphosphonate 5-phosphate C-P-lyase PhnJ, whose translation MTGEPFYNFAYLDEQTKRMIRRAILKAIAIPGYQVPFASREMPMPYGWGTGGVQVTAAIIGQDDVLKVIDQGADDTTNAVSIRAFFQKVTNVSVTTDTAAATIIQTRHRIPEHPLSDGQIIVYQVPIPEPLRFLEPRETETRTMHALEEYGLMHVKLYEDIARHGEIATTYAYPVKVEGRYVMDPSPTPKFDNPKMHMSPALQLFGAGRERRIYAIPPYSDVVSLDFDDHPFTVQSFDKPCALCGADDVYLDEVIMDDRGTRMFVCSDTAHCDGRRSEGHVGKQATVEEARR comes from the coding sequence ATGACCGGGGAACCCTTCTACAATTTCGCCTATCTGGACGAGCAGACAAAGCGCATGATCCGGCGCGCGATCCTGAAGGCGATCGCGATACCCGGCTATCAGGTGCCTTTCGCCAGTCGCGAAATGCCGATGCCCTACGGCTGGGGCACCGGAGGCGTCCAGGTGACTGCCGCCATCATCGGCCAGGACGACGTGCTCAAGGTGATCGATCAAGGCGCGGACGACACGACGAATGCCGTCTCAATCCGTGCATTCTTCCAGAAAGTCACCAATGTCAGCGTGACCACCGACACCGCCGCCGCGACGATCATCCAGACCCGTCACCGCATTCCCGAGCATCCGCTGAGCGACGGCCAGATCATCGTCTACCAGGTGCCGATCCCCGAGCCGCTACGCTTCCTCGAGCCGCGCGAAACCGAGACGCGGACGATGCATGCGCTTGAGGAATACGGACTAATGCACGTCAAGCTCTACGAGGACATCGCCCGTCACGGCGAGATCGCGACGACCTATGCTTATCCGGTAAAGGTGGAGGGTCGCTATGTGATGGACCCTTCGCCGACACCGAAATTCGATAACCCGAAGATGCACATGTCGCCGGCGTTGCAGCTTTTCGGGGCAGGGCGCGAGCGTCGCATCTATGCGATCCCACCCTATAGCGACGTCGTGAGCCTCGATTTCGACGATCATCCCTTCACCGTCCAGAGCTTCGACAAGCCCTGTGCATTGTGTGGCGCGGACGATGTCTATCTCGACGAGGTGATCATGGACGATCGCGGCACGCGCATGTTCGTCTGCTCCGACACGGCGCACTGCGATGGGCGACGCTCGGAAGGTCATGTCGGGAAACAGGCAACTGTCGAGGAGGCACGGCGATGA
- the phnK gene encoding phosphonate C-P lyase system protein PhnK, whose amino-acid sequence MSDLPLMTARGVTKIYGERIGCEAVDLDIHPSEIVAIVGESGSGKTTLLNCLSARLAPSSGSIEYRMRDGRLQDLYAMGEAERRFLMRTDWGFVHQNPADGLRMGVSAGANVGERLMAVGERHYGRIRDTALDWLERVEIATDRIDDRPNAFSGGMRQRLQIARNLVTGPRLVFMDEPTGGLDVSVQARLLDLLRGLVGELGLAAIVVTHDLAVARLLSQRIMVMKDGRVIEHGLTDRVLDDPREPYTQLLVSSILQV is encoded by the coding sequence ATGAGCGATCTGCCTCTGATGACGGCACGCGGCGTCACGAAGATCTATGGAGAGCGCATCGGCTGCGAAGCCGTCGACCTCGACATCCATCCGAGCGAAATCGTCGCGATCGTCGGCGAATCCGGATCGGGAAAGACCACCCTCCTAAATTGCCTTTCGGCGCGGCTCGCCCCTTCGTCCGGGAGCATCGAATACCGCATGCGCGATGGTCGGCTGCAGGATCTTTATGCGATGGGCGAGGCCGAACGCAGGTTCCTCATGCGCACCGACTGGGGCTTCGTGCACCAGAACCCGGCCGATGGCCTACGCATGGGTGTGTCGGCCGGCGCCAATGTCGGCGAGCGCTTGATGGCTGTCGGTGAGCGCCACTACGGGCGGATCCGCGATACCGCTCTCGACTGGCTGGAGCGTGTCGAAATCGCGACAGACCGCATCGACGATCGACCGAATGCGTTCTCCGGCGGCATGCGCCAGCGGCTCCAGATCGCGCGCAACCTCGTCACCGGGCCACGCCTCGTCTTTATGGACGAGCCGACCGGCGGTCTCGATGTTTCCGTCCAGGCCCGGCTTCTCGATCTGCTGCGCGGGCTCGTCGGCGAATTGGGCCTTGCGGCCATCGTCGTCACTCATGACCTCGCCGTGGCGCGCCTGCTCTCGCAGCGGATCATGGTGATGAAGGACGGCCGCGTCATCGAGCACGGTTTGACCGATCGCGTGCTCGATGATCCGCGCGAGCCCTATACGCAGCTTCTCGTCTCTTCCATCCTGCAGGTGTGA
- the phnL gene encoding phosphonate C-P lyase system protein PhnL: MSDPLVVSGVAKSFTMHLRGGLRLPVVDNVDFRVARGECVVLGGPSGAGKSSILKMLYGNYVVDAGQILVSHLGETVDLAQASPRQVLQSRRDVIGYVSQFLRTVPRVSALDVVAEPLIARGHDGDDARRQASALLERLNLPHALWSLPPATFSGGEQQRVNIARGFITEHPVLLLDEPTASLDAQNRRVVIAMIDEKKRSGTALLGIFHDEEVREAVADRIIDVTAFRPTQRAA, from the coding sequence ATGTCAGATCCACTCGTCGTTTCGGGCGTCGCCAAGAGTTTCACCATGCATCTGAGGGGCGGGCTGCGTTTGCCCGTCGTCGACAATGTCGATTTCCGTGTGGCGCGCGGAGAATGCGTCGTGCTCGGCGGCCCTTCGGGCGCCGGCAAAAGCTCGATCCTCAAGATGCTCTACGGCAACTACGTCGTCGACGCCGGCCAGATCCTCGTTTCCCATTTGGGCGAGACGGTCGATCTTGCCCAGGCGTCACCGCGCCAAGTGCTGCAGTCACGCCGCGATGTCATCGGCTATGTCAGCCAGTTTCTGCGTACGGTGCCACGCGTTTCCGCTCTCGACGTCGTCGCCGAACCGCTGATCGCACGCGGCCATGATGGTGATGACGCGCGGCGGCAGGCAAGCGCGCTGCTCGAACGACTGAACCTTCCCCACGCGCTCTGGTCGTTGCCGCCGGCGACGTTTTCCGGTGGCGAGCAGCAACGCGTGAACATCGCACGTGGCTTCATCACCGAACATCCGGTGCTGCTTCTCGATGAGCCGACCGCGTCGCTCGACGCGCAGAACCGGCGCGTGGTCATCGCCATGATCGACGAGAAGAAGCGCTCGGGAACGGCCTTGCTGGGCATCTTCCACGACGAAGAAGTGCGCGAGGCGGTGGCAGATCGGATCATCGACGTCACGGCCTTTCGGCCGACGCAACGGGCTGCCTGA
- a CDS encoding DapH/DapD/GlmU-related protein: MGRLSLEPSVHETAELKGTTLGRYTEISARSRVAETQLGDYSYIMQDCDVWCTTIGKFVSIAAAVRINATNHPTWRASQHHFTYRAGDYFDGAENDTAFFSWRRENAVMIGHDVWIGHGATLLPGVTIGNGAVIGAGAVVSKNVEPYTIVGGVPAKPIRKRFGADIAAELDALAWWDWEHDKLQAALDDFRTLAIGDFISKHR; this comes from the coding sequence ATGGGACGGCTTTCGCTTGAGCCTTCCGTCCACGAAACGGCCGAGCTCAAGGGAACCACGCTCGGGCGCTACACGGAAATCAGCGCCCGCAGCCGTGTCGCTGAAACGCAACTCGGCGATTATTCCTATATCATGCAGGATTGCGACGTGTGGTGCACGACGATCGGCAAGTTCGTGTCGATTGCCGCGGCCGTACGCATCAATGCCACCAACCATCCGACCTGGCGGGCGAGCCAGCACCATTTCACTTACCGCGCCGGCGACTATTTCGACGGTGCCGAGAACGATACCGCGTTCTTTTCCTGGCGCCGGGAAAACGCCGTCATGATCGGCCACGACGTCTGGATCGGCCATGGCGCGACACTTCTTCCAGGCGTCACGATCGGCAATGGCGCAGTGATCGGCGCGGGTGCCGTCGTGTCGAAAAATGTCGAGCCTTACACGATCGTTGGTGGTGTTCCGGCCAAGCCGATCCGCAAGCGTTTCGGAGCCGATATCGCTGCCGAACTTGACGCGCTTGCCTGGTGGGATTGGGAGCATGACAAGCTTCAAGCGGCGCTTGACGACTTCCGCACGCTCGCCATCGGCGACTTCATCTCCAAGCACCGCTGA
- the phnD gene encoding phosphonate ABC transporter substrate-binding protein, translating to MIAQIARGAVNVALATSLLAGSALAQDIDVFRVGLLGGENEADRLRDNACMVEQLGEVLGVPVELYPASDYAGVMQGLVAGQLDAAQLGASGYAGIYLQDPEAVEPAFVALEADGSDGYYAMMYTKADSGIESLEDMEGKSLAFADPNSTSGYLVPKAELEAQEIVIEEYFSQTGFGGGHEQAVVAVLNDQYDAGVTWTSGVGEESEGFSRGALRSMVDKDLLDMSDLRIIWQSTLIPNGPWVNRKSLPQDVKDKVNGWLETLNETDPDCYFNVSQGEGQGFKAVDHSFFEGVVAMRERELEGSR from the coding sequence ATGATCGCTCAAATTGCTCGCGGCGCCGTCAACGTAGCGCTCGCAACCAGCCTTCTCGCCGGCTCGGCACTTGCCCAGGACATCGACGTTTTCCGCGTTGGTCTTCTCGGTGGTGAAAACGAAGCAGACCGCCTGCGTGACAACGCCTGCATGGTTGAGCAACTCGGTGAGGTTCTCGGCGTGCCGGTCGAACTCTATCCGGCTTCGGATTACGCCGGCGTGATGCAGGGCCTCGTCGCAGGCCAACTCGATGCCGCCCAGCTCGGCGCCTCCGGTTATGCCGGCATTTACCTTCAGGATCCCGAAGCTGTCGAGCCTGCCTTCGTTGCGCTCGAAGCCGACGGATCAGATGGCTACTACGCCATGATGTACACCAAAGCCGACAGCGGCATCGAGTCCCTGGAAGACATGGAAGGCAAGTCTCTCGCCTTCGCCGACCCGAACTCCACGTCCGGCTACCTCGTGCCGAAGGCCGAACTCGAAGCCCAGGAAATCGTCATCGAGGAGTATTTCTCGCAGACCGGTTTCGGTGGTGGCCACGAGCAGGCGGTCGTCGCCGTTCTGAACGACCAGTATGACGCAGGGGTCACCTGGACCTCGGGCGTTGGCGAAGAGTCGGAAGGCTTCTCGCGCGGCGCGCTGCGGTCGATGGTCGATAAGGACCTTCTCGACATGTCGGACCTGCGCATCATCTGGCAGTCGACCCTCATCCCGAACGGCCCCTGGGTAAATCGCAAGAGCCTGCCGCAGGACGTCAAGGACAAGGTCAATGGCTGGCTGGAAACTCTGAACGAGACCGATCCGGACTGCTACTTCAACGTCTCGCAGGGAGAAGGCCAGGGCTTCAAGGCTGTCGACCATTCGTTCTTCGAAGGTGTCGTTGCGATGCGAGAGCGTGAACTCGAAGGTTCGCGTTGA
- the phnE gene encoding phosphonate ABC transporter, permease protein PhnE, whose product MASVDMNAGPQQDDAVTVFERHRSELQRQRLGMNILFVGGFLLALGLSIWVSRFYPERLAGGLPRIFEYFGTIMPNLQFDVLFEGRGADGRAVPGSLTYWYSDFNDYIRLIVETIFMALTATILGAVAAFLLCFPASRNLAPNSFVYILSRRFMEICRGVPEILYALVLVFAIGIGPLAGVLAIAIHTAGALGKLFSEVNENASMRAVEGIRGVGGNWFEEIRYGIVPQVMPNFVSYTLLRFEINVRASSIVGFVGAGGIGAELNRVISLYSDDRVVAVLLLVVITVTLIDLLSEQMRTHFIGRENLQ is encoded by the coding sequence ATGGCCTCCGTCGATATGAACGCAGGTCCGCAGCAGGACGATGCGGTTACGGTTTTCGAGCGCCATCGCAGCGAATTGCAGCGCCAGCGCCTCGGCATGAACATCCTGTTCGTCGGAGGATTCTTGCTGGCGCTCGGCCTATCAATCTGGGTGTCGCGCTTTTATCCCGAGCGATTGGCCGGTGGCCTGCCGCGTATTTTCGAATATTTCGGCACGATCATGCCGAATCTGCAGTTCGATGTCCTGTTCGAAGGCCGCGGGGCGGATGGCCGTGCGGTTCCAGGCTCGCTCACCTACTGGTATTCGGATTTCAACGATTACATCCGCCTGATCGTCGAGACGATCTTCATGGCGCTGACGGCAACGATCCTCGGCGCCGTCGCAGCCTTTCTACTTTGCTTTCCGGCTTCGCGAAACCTCGCACCGAACAGCTTCGTCTATATCCTCTCGCGACGCTTCATGGAAATTTGCCGCGGCGTCCCGGAAATTCTCTACGCCCTGGTCCTCGTTTTTGCGATCGGCATCGGTCCGCTCGCCGGGGTGCTTGCTATCGCGATCCATACGGCCGGGGCACTCGGCAAGCTTTTTTCCGAAGTCAATGAAAACGCTTCGATGCGCGCCGTGGAGGGTATCCGTGGCGTCGGTGGGAATTGGTTCGAGGAAATCCGTTACGGCATCGTGCCACAGGTGATGCCGAATTTCGTTTCCTACACATTGCTGCGTTTCGAGATCAACGTGCGAGCGTCCTCCATCGTCGGCTTCGTCGGCGCCGGTGGCATCGGGGCAGAGCTCAACCGCGTCATAAGCCTCTATTCCGATGACCGCGTCGTGGCTGTCCTCCTGCTGGTCGTGATCACCGTCACGCTGATCGACCTTCTCTCGGAACAGATGCGGACACACTTCATCGGCCGGGAGAATCTGCAATGA
- the phnE gene encoding phosphonate ABC transporter, permease protein PhnE — translation MTAMTLQSISETEINAARQSNPKAFGSVSSTLTQWALWLAVIFYVIGSLYYFEVYRLLDASGRALSLIAAFFIWEDMGEWQYRQIYIGIAQTLGMAFLGTLLGTFMALFIGFFAARTTMPFVVVRQIVRRILDVLRGVDQLVWGLVFVRAVGLGPLAGVLAIAISDTGTLSKLYSEALENVDRKQVEGIRSTGAGPLKIARYGYLPQVLPIFISQSLYFFESSTRSATILGLVGAGGIGMIIIERFRANLFDQVAFVVLNVLVCIFVIDWLSKKIRTRLIGEISH, via the coding sequence ATGACCGCGATGACGCTCCAGTCGATCTCGGAGACCGAAATCAACGCCGCTCGACAAAGCAATCCGAAGGCATTCGGATCGGTATCGTCGACGCTGACCCAATGGGCACTTTGGCTTGCGGTCATCTTCTACGTGATCGGCTCGCTCTACTATTTCGAGGTCTACCGGCTTCTCGACGCTTCAGGCCGCGCGCTCAGTCTCATTGCCGCATTCTTCATCTGGGAAGACATGGGCGAGTGGCAGTACCGGCAGATCTATATCGGGATAGCGCAGACCCTCGGCATGGCGTTTCTCGGCACGCTGCTCGGCACGTTCATGGCGCTCTTCATCGGGTTCTTCGCGGCGCGCACGACCATGCCGTTCGTCGTCGTGCGGCAGATCGTGCGACGCATTCTCGATGTCCTGCGCGGCGTCGACCAGCTGGTCTGGGGTCTCGTCTTCGTCCGGGCGGTCGGGCTCGGGCCGCTCGCCGGCGTTCTCGCCATCGCGATCTCCGATACGGGCACGCTATCCAAGCTTTACTCCGAGGCGCTGGAAAACGTGGACCGCAAACAAGTGGAAGGCATTCGATCGACGGGCGCCGGTCCGCTCAAGATCGCGCGTTATGGTTATCTGCCCCAGGTGCTGCCGATCTTCATTTCGCAGTCGCTGTATTTCTTCGAATCCTCCACGCGCAGTGCCACGATCCTCGGTCTGGTCGGCGCGGGCGGCATCGGCATGATCATCATCGAGCGCTTTCGCGCGAACCTCTTCGATCAGGTCGCATTTGTCGTACTCAACGTGCTCGTCTGCATCTTCGTCATCGACTGGCTGTCGAAGAAGATACGCACGCGGCTGATCGGCGAGATATCCCACTAG
- a CDS encoding aldehyde dehydrogenase family protein encodes MLKVVQAFDRAPIAEIETDDAAALERKLQAAERAFQDRDGWLTPHQRIAILRKLAALMEGKRDHLAMQIAREGGKPLPDAIIETNRAIDGVNNAADELRNFAGREIPMGLSSAAENRWAFTTREPIGVVAAISAFNHPLNLIVHQVAPAIAVGCPVIVKPAGTTPLSCLDFIALVHEAGLPEPLCQSFIPDGNELAEKLATDRRIAFLSFIGSAKVGWSLHAKLAPGTRSALEHGGAAPAIVDRKADLAKVIEPIVKGSYYHAGQVCVSTQRIYVHEEIADDFTGMLVARVEKLRTADPTLKDTEVGPLILPREADRVAQWIEEAVKGGATLATGGKRLSETTLQPAVLLDPAPDAKISKLEVFGPVVAVYRYGDLDAAIAQANALPTAFQASIFTQDIDVAMRAANRIDASAVMINDPTAFRTDWMPFSGRKESGYGTGGIPYTMRDLTQEKMILMRNS; translated from the coding sequence ATGCTGAAGGTCGTGCAAGCCTTCGACCGCGCGCCCATCGCCGAGATCGAGACTGACGATGCGGCTGCCCTGGAACGCAAGCTGCAAGCCGCCGAGCGCGCCTTTCAGGATCGCGACGGCTGGCTCACGCCGCACCAGCGTATCGCGATCCTGCGGAAGTTGGCGGCGCTGATGGAGGGCAAGCGTGATCATCTTGCCATGCAGATCGCGCGTGAAGGCGGTAAGCCTCTGCCGGACGCCATCATCGAGACCAACCGTGCCATCGACGGCGTCAACAATGCCGCAGACGAGCTGCGCAATTTCGCCGGACGGGAGATCCCGATGGGTCTTTCGTCGGCGGCCGAGAACCGCTGGGCCTTCACCACGCGGGAGCCGATCGGCGTGGTCGCAGCGATCTCGGCTTTCAATCATCCGTTGAACCTGATCGTCCACCAGGTCGCACCCGCGATTGCCGTCGGCTGTCCGGTCATCGTCAAGCCGGCCGGCACGACGCCACTTTCCTGCCTCGACTTCATAGCGCTGGTCCACGAGGCCGGCCTGCCCGAGCCTTTGTGCCAGAGCTTCATCCCCGACGGCAACGAACTCGCCGAAAAGCTGGCGACGGACAGGCGCATCGCCTTTCTGAGTTTCATAGGCTCGGCCAAGGTCGGCTGGTCGCTGCATGCCAAGCTCGCGCCAGGCACGCGCTCGGCGCTGGAGCATGGTGGTGCAGCACCTGCCATCGTCGACCGAAAAGCTGATCTGGCCAAGGTCATCGAGCCGATCGTCAAGGGCAGCTATTACCACGCTGGCCAGGTCTGCGTTTCCACCCAACGGATTTACGTCCACGAGGAGATTGCAGACGACTTCACCGGGATGCTGGTTGCGCGTGTCGAGAAACTGCGCACCGCCGACCCCACGCTGAAGGACACCGAAGTCGGACCCTTGATCCTGCCGCGCGAGGCCGACCGTGTGGCACAATGGATCGAGGAGGCAGTCAAGGGCGGCGCCACCCTTGCGACCGGCGGCAAGCGGCTTTCCGAGACGACCCTTCAGCCTGCTGTGCTACTCGATCCCGCTCCCGACGCGAAGATATCGAAATTGGAGGTCTTCGGTCCGGTCGTCGCGGTCTATCGCTATGGCGATCTCGATGCCGCGATTGCGCAGGCGAACGCGCTGCCGACAGCCTTCCAGGCCAGCATCTTCACACAGGACATCGATGTCGCAATGCGCGCCGCCAATCGTATCGACGCCTCAGCCGTGATGATCAACGATCCCACCGCCTTCAGAACCGACTGGATGCCCTTCTCCGGCCGCAAGGAATCCGGATATGGCACCGGCGGCATCCCCTACACGATGCGTGACCTGACGCAGGAAAAGATGATCCTGATGCGCAACAGCTGA